The genomic region ACTTTTACCACCCAAAACATTGTATAGCAGGGAATTTCCCAGCTAGACCAAATAAATGCTCTAGGAAGCACACTTTCTTGTTTTGAACCTTCTAGTGTTGATTCCTCTTCCTGTTGGAAGAGTTGTTAATAGTCAGCTGAAATGACTGTCTGTACTGCTGAAACTTGTGTAAAACCATCAGGAAAAATTTGGCATTTAAAATCTGTTAGACTGTCCCTTGCAGCTTTAAGGACTAGTTTTGTTAATCTGTCTTATTTCCTGTCTCCTTTTGGCCTTGTGGTTCAAGGATGCACCAGAGAAATTTAATCGTGTCTGAGAAAGCAGTTTGTGCTGTCAGCAGTCTCTGGGAGAAATTTGTCTCCTTTTTACACAAAAAATGCTGGCTCACCACCTGGTCCATGTAGAGGGCAGTCTTCTATGCTTACTGTGAAAGCTGTGTTCAGTGAACTGTGGCATTTAAGGTATCTGGATTGTGGATTTAGGTATCTGGATTACAAATACAAACAACTTTTGGGAGAGCAATGCCTTGTTCTTACCCAGTTACCTTAGATGACATTTAAGCCAAGCAAGGTTAAGCCAAGATGTAAATGCAGGTGTGTGTTCACAACATCTGAAACAGCTACAAGTGCTTTAAAAGGCATATAGGAGGAGATGAAAGGAAATTCATGCTTTATTTACTATCACTAAAGCTGTGCATAAGAATGATCTTCATGCAGCTGACTTGAAGTTTCTGTCCTGAAAAGGTAGGGATGTCAGTCTGTCTTTGGCTGCATGTTGTTCTCCAGTGAGCTGTgtcttctgcttgctttttaaattagtaTCAACCTGTGCCTAGAAAAGCACTCTAGGCAAACCAGAACAAGCACACTGTGTTGTTCATTAGTGCCTCTTGAAACCAGTCTTGATTACAAGTACACCTTTGGGATGAAAGCAGGTTTCAGGTGACTGATTCTTAACTTCTCCTTCCTGTGCAtctctaaaagagaaaaaaaagaagccacaCCTCAAAAAAAACGATCATTTACAAGATCCCATAATTTCCCTGTAGTTCTAAAAGAGTAAATGTGCATTAAGTCAGAACTTCTCAGTGTCTGACAAATGGAATCATTATCCAGATAAATTCATGATACTGTTGGTTAATACAATAGCTTGTACTCTTACTAGCTGGATGAGTGTTTGACCTGGatatgaagtttattttttggCTGTCTTGGCCCTTCAGTTTAGAACTGGGCTATACTTAGAAGATAGGATTGCTTATTTCATGTCTGACTTATATATAGGGAGAGAGCAAGCTTTAACCTGTTCATAGCAAATAGTTTCTGagcagaaaagtattttttatgttATTAATTATACTGTGACATTAATCAATTACATTCACTTTGTCTAGTACCAGACCCTGGGATCCTTTGAATGATATGATCCAGTTTGAAAAAGATGGCACCATCCAAACAAAAGTTCGGCATCGGACACCAATGGTATATTTCAGTTCTGTTCGCAGGTGCAGCAAAGATCCAGGGACTTGTATGTATTGCATTAAGTGTATAAAGGTCATCAAAGCTTTGGGAGCAATAGGAAATGCTGTTGTTATCCTATAATAACTTAGATTACCCATTCCATAGTCTTTCACTTCTGTGGCACATCCTAAGCAGTAGAGATGACTTGGTAGGATAGGAATATAGAATACACAAACTTGAACTGAACAGCTTAATGTGTATTTTCACTTAAATGGGAAATGCACAAACTTTAGACTACTTATACATTACAATTTTTAACAGTATCTATCTTCTATTAAATattgtgcttttaaatattaCTGTTATGTTGTTTTGGTACAGTTCTGGTTCGCCAGAAATCATAAGTTTATCAATTTTAGGTTAATGTTCCAAAAATCAAGCGAAAGCCAGCCAGTCAGAAGAAAGGGGAGTGTGGTTTCTCATCCCCAGAGCCTGATAACCAGGACTCCTCTGGAAGTGAAggtaggaaaaaatacatttgcataCAGATTTATTTGACAGTGAGATGGAGTTGTGTAATTACACATGCTCTTGACTTAGTGcttattttatgaaataataCATGCTTTAGATCACAGTTTCATCCAGTGGGAAGCACATCTGGATAAACAAAAGCAGAATGGTTTATGGTTttaattcctttccttttgaaCTTCAGTATGTGGTGTAGGTAGGCTTAAGTGCTGCACAAGTTTAGCATCTGgagaaaaaattgtaaatttttctttcctaaaacaAAATTACTCATTTTAATTTGTTGACCAGTATGTTGTTAGAAGGCAGATTTTTGATGTTAATGCTTGCACAAATTAAACAATACAGTGCTTGCTGTCCCTCTGTACTATAGATTACTCTGAAATAAAGCTTCGGTTTCCAACAGAAGCTTAGAAACTTACCCCTCATTTTTGCCTCTGGTTGAGTTTGTCATTGTCACTCTGTTGCTTTTTTGACTTGGTCACTTCCAACGAATTACATCTGgcttttgtattttcttagCACAACTTCTGAAGCTTAATacaagaataaggaaaaaaggggCAGATCTTGGTGAACTTCAGAGTGCCATTGAATCTATAAAGGAAACACAAGAAGACATTAAGAGGTAGTACTATATAAAATGCCTTAAAATTGTTTATGGAATATTAATTTTCTGGGTTCTTTTCTTGGAGGCTGGCATGTATCTTTCTGCTTTAGAGCATTTCTTCTCAAATGTTGATTGCTCGATGTTTCAtaattttcctcagaaaatgTCCTCTCTTAGGAGACCTAACGTACTACAAAATGCCAAATTGTCCAGACTGTAATTTACAAGAATCTGTTTTCTATCTTGCAGAGACATCATGGCTCTACGAAATAGAGTCACTTCTAATTCACCGCCTGTGGACTACCATTTTTTGCAGTTTAAGCACTATGTCTTCATTTTACTCGTGGTTCTGCTGCAGCTTATCATTAATTTCTTGTTCAAATAGGAAGTGTGAACAAGGGCCTTTCTGAACTGGAATGATCGAACTGTTACTGAGGATCATATTTTAGGTCGGACTTTAAATGATGCAATACTATCTAAAAGAGCCCTGTAGCAACAACTTACAGAACTTTGCCTCAGCCTCCATGGTTCAGAATCATACTCCTGTCTTTACCTAGTGGAAGTAGGAATTGTGTAAGTGCCAGTACACTCTTGCTCCTGGTGTGTGCCTCTGTCTCACAGACATCCAACATCAGCCTTGTGTTTTATATTACGTCATATACTGTAGTGATGAATCTTCACCACAGAACAGATGCAGCTAAAAACTCAGAGGTCAGACCCTATAGGCAGGATGTGATTCCTGTTACAACAGAATGATAAATGAGTATACTTTGGTACATTTAAACTTAGCATTTTTGTAACAGAGGAACTTTTGAAGTAGCCAACACTTTTTTGTAAATGGCTTTGGGTGTTTGAAAGCAAACATTTGTTTAAGGTCCAAACAGACGCATGATCGTGAGTGGGATCACATTAGGAACTGGCAAGTAAAAACCTCTGGTCTTTCAGAATTCTGCAACATGATGTCCTATATAATGTCCTTGATTTGTTTTGAAAGTATGACAATTTTAATCCTACAGTGGCTTGTAAGCCAGCTGGGTTTtgcggttttttttttttttatatatagtttTAGAAGTTCAGGTTCTTCGCGAAACTATTCCTTTATCTACTGTACAGAGTGTATTTTTAACAGTACAGCACCCAAGAAGGTACTGTCTTGGTACAGTCTCTCTCATTGATTGCAAATGTCAGGGATTTATGGTATGTTTGTAAATCTAGAAAAATCCACGGCTTTGAATTTACATTTGTATATGGCCATATCACTGTTAGCAGATAGACTGCTGATGCCAGGGTTCACTCTTATTTTCGAAGCAAAATGTGAAGAGGGAAACGTGTGCTTAAAGTGTAGCTTGAGTTGAACCTCCCAAATGGCAGACGATGGAGAACAGAATCTGGGCATGATCATGGGTTCACTTGGTAATGAAAACTTGTGTGTTTACAAGGGTAAAGGCTTCAGAAGTTGTGGGAGGGATAACAACACAAATAGTAAAACAAAAGAGAGTGAAACTTTAAGTCTTTGTTAAATTTCTCCTTACTGTAATATATACTACCTAACAGGACACACTGATGCACCTATTCATTATGCTGTAGCCATACCATATTGGTGTGAGGCTTAAGTTTCAGTGTAAAACAGGTTtccaacatttttatttgcagaaataTATGCATTTCTCAAACTTGTAGAATTCCAGCAAAAAAATTTAGTGCCAGTGTATACCTGGTGAATTCCTAATGCTACTcaagcataaaaaaaatcagaaggggGCTGTATTGTATGTAAAGGTACTTCCAGTCACCCAGATAGGAGGATGAGTAGCACAATGCAAAGGGCAGCCAAGTTTGTTTTCAGAGTATCCTCTCAGAAACCAAATTCATCCCTGGACAGTGGAACATTTCAAAGGTCACTTGTGGCTGTTTGCTGTGGCCTGGTTACCCCTCTGCCCCTGGCAGCCTCCCTGACTGTCCAGGTAATCTACCTTTCTGTTCTTCATCTGTCTCACCTAGTATTTGgtgaaaatattatttgcttGTTGCTTGTCAGTCTAACTTACAAATTCCTGTAGCAGACATCTTCATAcgctttctgtttttctttttctttctcctcctttggGCCTCAGCTACATAAAAGCCTATTGTTTAAGCAGCCAACTTCAGTTTATTACTTACAGCTCCATATTGGCATAGTTTGGTCTTGAATCATTTTCTGGAATGTCATACCTTAACCAGAATAATCTTGTATACATGGGCAAGACCAAATTTGATTTGACTTGCACTTACAGCTCATGAGGTAAAGTTTGTGAACATAGAAAGTCCCTCTCTCACTGGTgtacaagtatttttttttttaaatccttaagTCTCTAAAAAAGAAGTTGAAGTTGTTTGTCATGTATAACATGGcataaagaaagcagaatattATAGCATTAATGTTCTGAGTCTAGAATTTGGCCATTCATTATTGCATTCAGGTGTCAGTGTTACCTGTCTTAAAACCCATTATAAGCCTTAAAGCATACTCTGTACATGAGAATACCAGAGGAAATAAGTGAGAAATTGGGGAATAACTTCAATGCCCTAAAATAATCATCTGCTAAAAATTTGTGGTGCTGAAGCTCTTTTCTGATAGTTAAAAGTTTCAGGCCTTTCCTTTTGACttttaaatcacttttattCAAGATCAGTTCATAACACAGTCTGTGGTCATTTTTACACAGACTGCATACCATTAAGTGTGGATTTGACCCAGCTGGCTGGCTGCAGAGTTGGACAATGTCAGACTAAACAGAGTTCACATCTGAAATTTATGCCTAAAATAAGTAAAAGACCAAATTCGATTTGACTTCTGTTCTGTTATAACAGTGGTTTTATTGGTGACCCAGGAAGGTAAACAATGTCTTACTaagctttctgaaaagcagGATTGCAGTCTGATTGACTGTATCATTACAAAACTTAAATTCTAAAGAATGTATAGAAAACTTAGTAATTCCTGTAATCTGCTGGGTTTTGTATTGCGTTCTCTTCCATGAAAGGAGCAAAGAAGTTAGTCTGATTTTTGCAGTGCAGCTGGTCACAGGCATATACACAGCCTTTTCTTTAGTGCATCATCACCATTGTCCTCCTTAAATATGTGTCTTGAATATTACATACTTAAGACTGAGCCCTGCACagttataaaaattaatagtaCAGCTTGCAGATATGTGAGGGCTGTGGCTTCTTGCgagtttttaaagtttaaaacagcacttgttctttttttttttttttttttcttgtacaggaaatgttttcagaatttattgCCTTGTTCTGTTGGTTTGGGTCTGTCTTgtttgtttcgtttttttttttttttttttttttttttttaatgcattctaAGCCCTTAATTTGACATTTGTTAGCTACAGAAGACCtaaagttaaggaaaaaaacaccatgtGAAATGCTGCAAGTATCActttcagcagcagatgaagtttgtttcattttatatgTTGATTCCTTTAAATAGCTGACATTATTTAGCTTGTTTCCCCACCTACTCCTCCTAATTCCATCtcataaattatttgaaagtttGGAAGATTATCCCATAAAATGTagtgatgtttttttgttttgggtttgtttttttcttgtgttcacTGTCCTCCTGTGCCTTTgcgattatttttttttctatactggTGTGTATGGAACAGACTTTGTATAGTTTCTTAAAAGGCTATTATTTCACCACTGTTTGTGTAAATAACATATAACAAGGATTCTGTACATCTGtaagttttaattattatttcaaggATATCCTGGAATAACAGAAAATTTAGGAGACATTCAAGTATTGTAAACTGTGCCTTCTTGACAGGTTTCTTGCTGTTCTGAGATGGGTAAAGAAAATTTGTCAAGTTTGTGCCATATGTAACATCTGACTTTGTGtttgaaaataactttcttGCTTCATCCAGCCCTTGGGGGGGGAATCAGCTGTTAAAAACCACTTTAAATTATTCCCTCTTCTGGCTGCTGAGCCACGGAGCGGAGGATTTTTGGTGTTTGATACCGGCAGTCTTGCAATTGGAAGCTGCAATACTTTGTTTATGGTATCACAGAAACAGACGTCACAAAATAGCAACCTCACGGATTATTTCGGCTTTTTATCCTCGATCTAACACTGCAGCAGGCTGCGGACCGAGGACGGGGCTCCCGGTATCCGTCCCCGTTGTCACTGCCCCGGGACCCAGCCCAGGCCATTCCTCTGACCAAGGGGCCACGCTGAGTCTTCACCGCACCGAGTCCGCCCGTGTTTCAGCGAGGCCCCCGCCGCCCTTTCCGCGCTGTGCCTCCTCCGGGCCTGCCGCTTGTACCCCGGGCTTGAACTGTTACCGGCCGGGGCGGGACCCTTcggggctggggccggggccGCCTTCCCCCGCTGCACTCAATAAAGATGTGTCGCACCTCCGCCCTGCTCCGCTCTGTGCGCCGCGTCCGCGGGTCGCCATCGGGTTCTCCCCCCATACCCCCTTCCTCTACCCGGCTTCCCCGCCCTCCTCAGGGGCTTATCTCCCCTCAGGGCTTCGAGTCAGGAGGTCCTCCGCGCCCCCTCAGCCACGGGTGGCGAAGCGCATTTGTGATTGTCCTGCGTGTTCGTGACTGCCCTGCGGCGCAGCGGGCGGAAAGGGCGGGGCGCGGCGCGGCGTGGCGGCGGTTGCCATGTCGGTGCAGTCGGTGCAGTCGGATCTGGGGCGGTTGGCGCAGGAGGCGGCAGCGCTAGCGGGCGCGGTACGCGGCGCCTTGGGGCCCTGGGGCCGGCGAGCGCTGCTGGTGGGTCCCGGCGGCGAGGCGCTGCTGACGCGGGACGGATGGCGCCTGCTGGAGGCGCTGCGCCTGGAGTCCCCTACGGCCAGGTACAGCGGTGGGGGCGGGCAGGGGGCCGGGGCTTGTGGGGGCGGGGCCGTTTAACCACCCCCCCCCGTCTGCCCGCAGGATGATGGCAGCCTGCGCCGGTAGCCACCGCGCCGCGACGGGGGACGGCGCCAAGAGCTTCGTGGTGCTGCTGGCTGACATTCTGCGTGGTCTGTGCGCGGCGGGCCTGCGCGGCGGGCTGCGGCGGGCGCTACGAGCCTTCGAGGCGCAGGTGCTGGAGCGGGCCGTGAGGCAGGGCCTGCGGGGACATCTCCTGTTGGCATTCCCCGGGCGGCGGGCCGAGGGGGACGCCCTGGAGGCGCTGGTGGAGACCTACCTGGGCGGCCGGCTAGGTCCGGGCGAGCGGCGGCAGCTGGCGGCACTGTGCTGCGAGTACTGCCGCTCCTGCGCCCCGCCCGCCGGTCTCTGCTCCTCGCTGTTGCGCCTCCTCGGCCGCCGCTTCCCGGAGCTGCACGCCACCGTGGCCGGTCTCTCCGTGGCCGGCTCCAGGGTCCTTCCCGGGCTCGTCCTGTGCAGGGACTTCGCGGCCTACTGCCCCGCCGGCGGGGAGCTGCGGGCCGTGCTGGTcacccagcccctccagcccaCACTTTCGGCCCCTGGGGTCGAGTTTTACGTCGACTGTGAGGGTCAGTATGAGGGCTCCCAGCGCTGGGCCTCGGGGAGGACGGAAGCCATAATAAAACACATGCAGAACAACAACGTGAAGCTGTTGCTGTCGAGCGTGAAGCAAGAGGAACTGGTTATCTACTATGCGAAATTGTACGGTATATCTGTGGTAGAGTGCTTATCATCAGAGGAAATGGCTCTTATCAGGGAAATCACCGGAGTCTCGCCTTACACACCTTGTTGTGATAATATAGGTGCAGAAATAAGTGAAACTACAGTGGTGATGTTTTGCGAGCGCTTGCTGCTTGGCTCAAAGAGGTGCGTTCACATAGGCTTCACCAGCGTCTGCGACTTTGAGCCCCATTGCCTCATTCTTTGTGGGCCGGTGGAAGATGTTAATAAGCAACATGCTGCTGCTTTACAAGGGGCATTtacagtgctgcagcagctaTTTAAAACAGTTGAGCAGAGGGAGGGATTCCAAGCAGATGGTGAAAGCCAGAGTGAAGCTTCCTTTATGTTCAGGTGCCATTCATCAGCTACTCAGCAAGTTGTAATAGAAAATAGGGATGAAATGGAGACACAGATTGCAGGTGCTGGTTTACAGGAAAGTAAAAATCCAGCATGTGTGCAATCAGACTTGCAAATACCCTCAAACCCCATCTCACACATCAAAGCGTTCAGTGTTGCCACTGAAGGAGATGAGGCTTCAGGAGACGTAGAGGAACCACGGACTAAATGTGAACACCCGGGTGGCACTCACAAGAACTGTAAAAGTGATTCACTTGTGGACAGTCAAAAGGACAAGAGCACTGCTGTGTCAGCAGGGGGTAACACTAATACAGTCACTGCATGCAAATGCCTAAGTGCTGGCAAAGACCTAGAGAAAACAAGTTGCAATATAGTTCCTTCTAAAGGTGAAAAAAGTTGTGGAAGTACTGCAGAGAATTATTCCAACTCACTCATAGAAGCAGGATCAGTTTTGCAAGTAGGAGGTTACTTTGAAATCCTGCTACATTATTACATTCAGTACTATGGAAACCGGTTTCAGCAGCCAGAAATAACTGTCATATCTAATGTAGTTGCTGATGCTTTGCTAAGTATTCCCAAGTCCTTATACAGGACAACAAGACAAAATAGTTTTATCAAGTTCTATCTCAAAGCCATGAATACACTCAGAAAAAATGAGCCACTGGCAATAAATGAAAAAGGCTTAGAGTCAGTGTATTGCAAATACCAGTTAGTCACTTCAGTTCTTCATTGTGCTGCAGAGCTTCTCTCCATAGATTTAATAATTTGTGTTCAGCaactatgggaaaaaaatgaggataaTGACTCAGAAGATGACTTATGAAATCATGAATAAAGAATGGTTTTGGTGATGTGTTTTCCTGTGTC from Heliangelus exortis chromosome 1, bHelExo1.hap1, whole genome shotgun sequence harbors:
- the BBS10 gene encoding BBSome complex assembly protein BBS10 yields the protein MSVQSVQSDLGRLAQEAAALAGAVRGALGPWGRRALLVGPGGEALLTRDGWRLLEALRLESPTARMMAACAGSHRAATGDGAKSFVVLLADILRGLCAAGLRGGLRRALRAFEAQVLERAVRQGLRGHLLLAFPGRRAEGDALEALVETYLGGRLGPGERRQLAALCCEYCRSCAPPAGLCSSLLRLLGRRFPELHATVAGLSVAGSRVLPGLVLCRDFAAYCPAGGELRAVLVTQPLQPTLSAPGVEFYVDCEGQYEGSQRWASGRTEAIIKHMQNNNVKLLLSSVKQEELVIYYAKLYGISVVECLSSEEMALIREITGVSPYTPCCDNIGAEISETTVVMFCERLLLGSKRCVHIGFTSVCDFEPHCLILCGPVEDVNKQHAAALQGAFTVLQQLFKTVEQREGFQADGESQSEASFMFRCHSSATQQVVIENRDEMETQIAGAGLQESKNPACVQSDLQIPSNPISHIKAFSVATEGDEASGDVEEPRTKCEHPGGTHKNCKSDSLVDSQKDKSTAVSAGGNTNTVTACKCLSAGKDLEKTSCNIVPSKGEKSCGSTAENYSNSLIEAGSVLQVGGYFEILLHYYIQYYGNRFQQPEITVISNVVADALLSIPKSLYRTTRQNSFIKFYLKAMNTLRKNEPLAINEKGLESVYCKYQLVTSVLHCAAELLSIDLIICVQQLWEKNEDNDSEDDL